CGACCCTGGAACCACTCGACGTGTTCACCCGCGTCGCGGGACTGGACGCCCTGGCTGACGGTGACGACGGCCGGGAAGAACACGACGAGGGCCGCCCCGTCCTGACCCGTTCGTACGGGCTGACCTTCCCGCCCGAGAACCGCGCAAGCTGGATCGTCGACGCGACGCCCTTTACGGCGCGCAACCGCGGCGACCCCGCGACGATGGACCCGCTTGGCGGGGAGTGGAACGCGACGCGAGACGAGTACGCCCATGTCCTCCGATCGATCGCACGCAATCCTGGCAACGTCCTGATCGCAATGCCCAACTATCGGGAAGCAACCTGGGCCGGCGCGTACCTCGATGAGGTCGTCGAAAAGGCGATTCTCGTCGATGAATCCTCGAGTGAGGAAGCGACCGAATCGCTGAAGGCTGAGTTCTTCGCCGGGGAGGGGAAAGTCTTGGTGACGAGTACGCGGGGCACGCTCACCGAAGGCGTCGACTACGACGGGGCGAAGCTGCAGGCGGCCGCAGTCGTCGGGGTCCCGTTAGTCAACATCGGCTCACCGCGGGTCCGGGCCGTCCAGCGCGCCTATGGCGACGTTTTCGGCGACGAGCAGGCCTTCGAGTACGCGTTGACGATCCCTGCCATCAGGCGTGCCCGGCAGGCGATCGGCCGGGTGATCCGCGGGACCGACGAGGTCGGGGTGCGAGCGCTGGTCGGCGCGCGATATACGCCCGACGCACGCCACTCGGTCTATGGCTATCTGTCGCCGGCCGAACGCGAGGAATTCGTCCAGATGAGCCCGGAGTTTCTCGCCGACCAGATCGACCGGTTCTGGACCGAGCGGTGACTCGTCGGTCAGCGGAAACTGTCCCAACGGGTTCGCCAAGCGACCCCCCATCGCAGACGCCCAAGCACGTAGACTGGTTTCGTGACCTCCAGCAGTGTCGCCACGCAGGCGGCACGCGAAGCCACACAGAGGACCGCTGGGTTGATATGGCGGGTATTAGCCGACTGCGTCGTGGTCACGATCAGCAGGACTGACTGCCAGTCGCCCATCGCTGTGAACTGAAACGACACACTCCGAAACCAGGAACTTGACAACACCCGTCGAAGGCGTTGATGGGTCGTCGTCTTCGCCGAACAACTGACTGAGTGCCACCGCGTGTGCCCGGTCGTATCGAGAGGCGACTGCCGAACGGGCATCGCCGGTGACGGCCGAAACGGCGTCGGTGACGGCCTCGTAGAGGGGTGTCTCAGCCCCCCAGCGAGTGAGGTAGCGACCGTGCCACGGTGCGGTTGATTCGTCAGTGGGTCGGGATTGGTCGGTCATAGTGTACTTTGGCGTTTGGTTTACGCCGCAGCACATACTGAACGTTCGGTAAGTATCAATCTTTCCCCTCCGGACCCTGCCTGCAAGCGCTCTCTCAGTTACGAACCAGTAACGACTGAACGTAGGTTTAGGCCCCTCTTTCGGTCGATTCTAGCTAGAGAGGAGTGACGTCGCCTCTGGCCGTGTTCGTTGGAATCTGGACGAAGGGTTTAACACCTAACGATCGATTAGTCAGTACCATGGCACGAGAATCGCTCCGAAACAATCCAGTACTCGCTGCGTTGTTGGGAACAGTGATGGCCGGACTCGGCCACATCTATCTCCGACGGTGGTTGAGAGCACTTGGATGGCTGGGGGTGACGGTCGCTACGTCCACTCTGGCCGTCCCTGACTCTGCGGTGTCGACGATTCGTTCGGGCACACTCCCCGATCCCATCGCCATTCTGCCAATCGTCTTGATCAGTGCCGCTAGCGTCTTCGACGCGTATCTCATCGCGAAGATGAGAAGACAGACCGAGAGTGCCGACACAGACGGTTCTGTTGGGCCAGCGAAGGCGGATGCATCGCCGGCCTGTCCTACCTGTGGCAAGCCGGTCGACCCCGATCTCGAATTCTGTCACTGGTGTACGACCGAATTCGACGTCGAGGACGTCACCGAACGAACGCAACTCGACGAAAACTACTCGAACGATTGATGGCACCCGAGCAACCCGGCACACACTGGAGTTCCGCCGAAGAGGAGATCATGGAAGCGACGTATCGAGCGCTGGGTGAACACGGCTACGCCGAGCTGTCGATCTCTCGGATCGCCGCGGAACTCGACAAATCGAAGGCTGCGCTGTACTATCACTACGACACGAAAGACGACCTTCTGGTCGCGTTCCTCCAGTTCGCTATCGATAGATTCGAAACGACAATCGAAACCGAAACGGGTGATGCACCGGCAGAAGATCTCGAACACATCATCGAGAAGCTCCTCCCACTGCAACTCGACGAGGAGCGACAGCAACTTCAAACAGTGCTGACCGGACTCCGGTCACAGGCCGTGACAAACGAGGAGTTCCGCGAGCAATTCACGCAAATCGATGAGCGACTAGCGACGACCATTCGAGAGATCGTCGAGAGTGGCATCGAGGATGGGACGTTCTGTGACGTGGACTCGTCGCGGGTCGCAGAGCATATATTAGCGACCATAAACGGTGCAAAGTACGGTCGTGCGACGACAGACCGCCGCGGTGCCACGGCAGCGGCACGCGTCTCGCTGGCCTCGTACATCGATACCGAACTGAGACGACACTGATGCGGACTGGGATGTCACCGTATCGGAGACTGAGATCGCTGCCAGCGCGTGGTGGCTGTGAGGAAAGCAGCATCCGGTAGTGTGGTTGAAAATCGAGCCACTGAGCTTATTACACACGTATGTGTACTTATACCACATGACTGAACCGGCGGATATCCAAGTCCTCCACGTCGATGACGAACCGGATTTCGTGGAGTTAGCAGCGGAGATGCTCGAACGTGAGGACGACCGGTTCTCCGTCGAGACCGCCACGAGCGCCGATGAAGGATTGGATCGACTTGCTGGGAACGACTTTGACTGTATCGTGAGTGACTTTCAGATGCCCGATCAGAACGGCATCGAGTTCCTCAAATCGGTTCGTGGGGAGGATGCTGACCTCCCATTCATCTTGTACACGGGGAGAGGAAACGAAGAAGTCGCCAGCGACGCTCTCTCTGCCGGCGCGACCGACTACCTGCAAAAAGGGAGTGGAACCGACCAGTACGAACTCCTGGCAAATCGCATTCAGAACGCGGTCGAAAAGTCTCGTTCACAACGGCGAGCTGCGGAACTCGAACGGGTCCGGACGCTCGTCGCAGACGTCAATCAAGCACTGGTGCGGGCGAACTCGCGGTCCGAGATCGAAACCCGCATCTGCGAGATTATCAGTCAGTCCGATCCGTATCTGTTCGCCTGGATCGGCGAGGTAGACAGAGAGAGCGATCGCATCGAACCACGCGCATGGGCCGGCGTCGAGGATGGATATCTGAAAGATATCACGGTCACCGCAGACGAGACGGCGACGGGTCGCGGTCCTGGCGGTACGGCGATTCGGGAGCGACGTGTCGCTGCGTTTCAAAATATCCACGAAGACCCCGACTTCGAGCCGTGGCGCCAAGACGCAATCGAGCGTGGGTATCAGTCGGCCGCCGGTGCCCCGATTGAACACGAAGATTCGCTGTACGGCGTGCTGTTAGTGTACTCAGATCGTGTCGACGCCTTCGACGCGGATGAACGCGCGTTGCTCGCAGAACTCGGCAGCGATATCGGGCACGCAATCCATGCAATGGCAGTCAAAGATGGCTTGCAGACGGCCCGGCAACGAGCCGAGCGGTACTTCGAGACGGCCGGAAATATCATGGTCGTCCTGAACACAGACATGACCGTCGATCATATCAACGAGCGAGGGTGCGATCTCCTTGGCTACGAGCGTTCGGAACTCGTCGGTTCGGACTGGATGGATCTGCTCGTGCCCGAGCAGATCGAAGGCGAACTCGATGAGCTATTTTCTGCGTTCTGGAGCGAGGACGGGAACCCCGTCCAGAAGAACGTGAATGCCATCGTGACAAAGAGCGGCGAACAGGTCGTCGTCGAGTGGCACAACACCGTAATACAGGACGAGCAAGGAGACGTGACTGGCGTTCTCTCCTCCGGGATCGACATCACCGAGCGAACACAGAAAGAACAGGAAATTCAAGCCCTCAAAGAACGGTTCGACCTGGCTGTCGAAGCGGCCGAGATCGGCATCTGGGACTGGGACATGCAGACCGATACGGTACAGTTCAACGACCAGTGGGCGAGGATATTCGGGCACTCGCCAGCGGATATCGAGCCCCATTTCGACGCCTGGGAGGAGCGCATCCATCCCGACGATCTGTCGGCAGTCCAGGCAAAAATCCAGACACACATCTCCGGCGAGACGGCGTATTTCGACGACGAAAACCGGATGCGCACTGCCGACGGCTCCTGGATGTGGGTGCGTGGCGTCGGGAGGGTCGTCGATCGGGACGAACAGGGAAGTCCGGTCCGTGCGGCCGGGATTCATCAGGACATCGACGAGCGCAAGCAACGCGAGCGAGCCCTCGAAGTGAGTGAACGCCGGTATCGATCCTTGTTCGAGTCGAATCCAGCGGTCGTCTGGGTCGAGGATTTCTCGGCAGTGAGAGAGCATATCGAGACACTCCGAACCGACGTCGACGACGTGCAGGCGTATCTCGAAGCGAACCCACAAGAGGCCCAGACGGTCCTCGAACAGGTCGAGATTCTGGACGTCTCCGAGCAGGCTCTGGACCGCTACGGTGCGCCGTCGAAAGAGGCCCTGTTGGCAAACGTGGATGACCTCTTCACCCCGGAAGCATACGAGGCGAACGCCGAACTCTGGCGTCGGCTCGCGGACGGCGAGACTCACTTCAGGATCCAGACCGTCGCCGAGACGTTCGACGGCGACCATCTCGACGAGATCCTCGACATTCGGGTCCCGGACGCACACACCGACGATTACTCCCGGGTGTACCTGACGGCCATCGACGTCACGGACCGCGAACGATACAAGCGGAAGCTCGCGGCCGTACACGACATCGCGACGTCCCTCCAGGCGGGGACGTCGGCGGAGTCCGTCTACGAACGGACGATCGAGGCCAGCCGGGAAATTCTCGAGTTCGATCTCAGCGTGATCGACATCGCGGCGGACGGCGTTCTCCGGACCGTCGCTCTCTCGGCGGACACTCCAGAGCGCGCGACGGCTGAAATGTCGATCGAGAAGGGACTCGCCGGGAAGAGCTATCGGACGGGTGAGTCGCTGTTGATCGACGATATCCAGGCCCACCCGGAGGCCGAACCCCAGGGGCCGTTCCGGTCGGGGATCAGTGTCCCGATCGGTGACCACGGCGTGTTCCAGGCCGTCGCCGAGCAGCCGGGTGCGTTCGACGAATCCGACCTCGAACTGGCGGAACTTCTCGTGAGTCACGCCGAGAGTGCCCTCGATCGCCTCGAACACGAACAGCAACTCGAACGCCACAACGAACGGTTAGATCAGTTCGCCAGTGTCGTCAGCCACGACCTGCGCAACCCACTACAAGTCGCGCAGGGGCGGTTGGACCTGGCCCGAGAAGAGTGTGACAGCACTCATCTTGACGCCGTAGCCCAAGCACACGAACGGGTAGAAACACTCATCGATAACCTTCTGACGCTCGCCCAGACGGACTCTCAGATCAATGCGCCCACAGCTGTCACGCTCGCTGATGTACTCGACAGCAGTTGGCAAGCCGTCGAGGCGACAGAGGCGACCCTCACCAGCGAGATAGACAAGACGATCCAGGCCGACCCGAACCGACTGCAACAATTGCTAGAGAACCTGTTCCGCAATGCGGTCGAACACGGAGACGAAGACGTGACTATCAGGATCGGCCCACTGCCCGAGGGGTTTTACGTCGAGGACGACGGCCCTGGTATCCCCGAAGGCGAACGTGAAGATATCTGGGAGGATGGCTACTCAGGGACCGAAGAAGGGACCGGGTTCGGGTTGGCTATCGTCGAGCAGATCGTGGAAGGCCACGGGTGGAACATCCGTCTCACCGACGGCTCGGATGGTGGAGCACGGTTCGAAATCACTGGCGTCGAATCCGCTACTGAATGAACGCCGCTGTCTCTACAGTACCACCCACCCATCGCGTTCTCGCTATCGATTACCCCACGTGCACCGAGCAAATCGCCGTCGGAATCGAATCGAGGTTCTCACGGATTTGGGCGTGATCGAGCCCCCACTAGCCGAGTCGGTACTCGAATCCGGGCGTCGAAAGCACCTCGGAGAACGCCCAAGACCCGGACCGATCGCTGAGGGGATCGCGCGCGTGCAACGACCGAGAAGTTCTCAAGGCCAGGCGGAAAACACCGCACATGAACGATATCGACGTCGAAGCCGTCGAAGAAATCGACGAATCTGTCGTGCCAAGCGGGATCGAAGGGCCAGAATACGTCCTCTATGGCGGGAAAGGTGGCGTCGGCAAGACGACGATGGCGGCGGCGACCGCCCTCGCCAGCGCCCGTGACGATACCGCGACGCTGGTCATCTCGACCGATCCCGCCCACTCGTTGTCAGACACCCTGGAGACAGACATCCCCGCCGAGCCCGGACGGATCCGTGAGGACATCCCACTCTATGCGGCCGAGATCGATCCCGAGGCCGCGCTGGGCGACGATCCGCTCGGAATCCAGGACGGAATGGGTGGGCTCGACAAACTGCTGGGCGAAGACGTTACCGATCCGTTCACGAACGCCATGCCCGGGACCGACGAGGCGGCGGCGATTCGGCTCTTGATCCGCTATCTCGACGACGAGCGCTTCGATCGGGTCGTAGTCGACACCGCGCCGACCGGTCACACACTCCGTTTGCTCGAACTCCCGGAAGTCATGGATTCGATGGTCGGGAAGTTCCTCTCCTTTCGGGAGCGCCTGAGCGGGATGATGGGATCCATCACCGGGATGTTCGGCGATGCCGACGAACAAGACATCGAGGAGGGCTTAGACGACCTGCGCGTGCTTCGAGAGCGCATCGAGCGTCTCCGTTCGATCCTCCAGGACCCCACGAAGACGGACTTCCGGGTCGTCATGGTCCCTGAAGAGTTGAGCGTCATGGAGTCCGAACGATTGCTCGATCGCCTCGCCGCTTTCGACATTCCAGTCGAGACTGTCGTCGTCAATCGCGTGATGGAAGACCTGGCTGACGTGGCAGACGTCGACGCCGACTGGTACGTCTCGCCGAACCTCGAAACGTGTGAGTTCTGCCAGCGCCGCTGGAACGTCCAACAAGAGGCGCTCGAACGGTCACAGGACGTCTTCCGGGGTCACGACGTGCGTCGGGTACCGCTGTTTGCCGACGAAGTTCGGGGCGAGCAGTTGCTCCGGGTCGTCGCCGCGTGTCTGGAAGAGTGAAA
The sequence above is drawn from the Halorhabdus sp. CBA1104 genome and encodes:
- a CDS encoding HalOD1 output domain-containing protein; the encoded protein is MTDQSRPTDESTAPWHGRYLTRWGAETPLYEAVTDAVSAVTGDARSAVASRYDRAHAVALSQLFGEDDDPSTPSTGVVKFLVSECVVSVHSDGRLAVSPADRDHDAVG
- a CDS encoding zinc ribbon domain-containing protein: MARESLRNNPVLAALLGTVMAGLGHIYLRRWLRALGWLGVTVATSTLAVPDSAVSTIRSGTLPDPIAILPIVLISAASVFDAYLIAKMRRQTESADTDGSVGPAKADASPACPTCGKPVDPDLEFCHWCTTEFDVEDVTERTQLDENYSND
- a CDS encoding TetR/AcrR family transcriptional regulator; amino-acid sequence: MAPEQPGTHWSSAEEEIMEATYRALGEHGYAELSISRIAAELDKSKAALYYHYDTKDDLLVAFLQFAIDRFETTIETETGDAPAEDLEHIIEKLLPLQLDEERQQLQTVLTGLRSQAVTNEEFREQFTQIDERLATTIREIVESGIEDGTFCDVDSSRVAEHILATINGAKYGRATTDRRGATAAARVSLASYIDTELRRH
- a CDS encoding PAS domain S-box protein, which translates into the protein MTEPADIQVLHVDDEPDFVELAAEMLEREDDRFSVETATSADEGLDRLAGNDFDCIVSDFQMPDQNGIEFLKSVRGEDADLPFILYTGRGNEEVASDALSAGATDYLQKGSGTDQYELLANRIQNAVEKSRSQRRAAELERVRTLVADVNQALVRANSRSEIETRICEIISQSDPYLFAWIGEVDRESDRIEPRAWAGVEDGYLKDITVTADETATGRGPGGTAIRERRVAAFQNIHEDPDFEPWRQDAIERGYQSAAGAPIEHEDSLYGVLLVYSDRVDAFDADERALLAELGSDIGHAIHAMAVKDGLQTARQRAERYFETAGNIMVVLNTDMTVDHINERGCDLLGYERSELVGSDWMDLLVPEQIEGELDELFSAFWSEDGNPVQKNVNAIVTKSGEQVVVEWHNTVIQDEQGDVTGVLSSGIDITERTQKEQEIQALKERFDLAVEAAEIGIWDWDMQTDTVQFNDQWARIFGHSPADIEPHFDAWEERIHPDDLSAVQAKIQTHISGETAYFDDENRMRTADGSWMWVRGVGRVVDRDEQGSPVRAAGIHQDIDERKQRERALEVSERRYRSLFESNPAVVWVEDFSAVREHIETLRTDVDDVQAYLEANPQEAQTVLEQVEILDVSEQALDRYGAPSKEALLANVDDLFTPEAYEANAELWRRLADGETHFRIQTVAETFDGDHLDEILDIRVPDAHTDDYSRVYLTAIDVTDRERYKRKLAAVHDIATSLQAGTSAESVYERTIEASREILEFDLSVIDIAADGVLRTVALSADTPERATAEMSIEKGLAGKSYRTGESLLIDDIQAHPEAEPQGPFRSGISVPIGDHGVFQAVAEQPGAFDESDLELAELLVSHAESALDRLEHEQQLERHNERLDQFASVVSHDLRNPLQVAQGRLDLAREECDSTHLDAVAQAHERVETLIDNLLTLAQTDSQINAPTAVTLADVLDSSWQAVEATEATLTSEIDKTIQADPNRLQQLLENLFRNAVEHGDEDVTIRIGPLPEGFYVEDDGPGIPEGEREDIWEDGYSGTEEGTGFGLAIVEQIVEGHGWNIRLTDGSDGGARFEITGVESATE
- a CDS encoding TRC40/GET3/ArsA family transport-energizing ATPase, with product MNDIDVEAVEEIDESVVPSGIEGPEYVLYGGKGGVGKTTMAAATALASARDDTATLVISTDPAHSLSDTLETDIPAEPGRIREDIPLYAAEIDPEAALGDDPLGIQDGMGGLDKLLGEDVTDPFTNAMPGTDEAAAIRLLIRYLDDERFDRVVVDTAPTGHTLRLLELPEVMDSMVGKFLSFRERLSGMMGSITGMFGDADEQDIEEGLDDLRVLRERIERLRSILQDPTKTDFRVVMVPEELSVMESERLLDRLAAFDIPVETVVVNRVMEDLADVADVDADWYVSPNLETCEFCQRRWNVQQEALERSQDVFRGHDVRRVPLFADEVRGEQLLRVVAACLEE